In Dolichospermum flos-aquae CCAP 1403/13F, the following proteins share a genomic window:
- the cobT gene encoding nicotinate mononucleotide-dependent phosphoribosyltransferase CobT yields MINIYTQVPQGKAWLHRYRGKLPIFACILGFTETGLIPGISAAGLTPQDRQYTACADGEFLYYGAEHQPKYPLPPLTSGASPVLISRAVVANLNIPVYLFNAGLPHTPPVPLIDLGGAPAKCLSQGAAMDIDTVKHLLAQGLRWGDQLSSELSSHGYLILSECVVGGTTTALAILTGLGIDAVGKVNSSHPVCNHGQKWDLVQAGLAKMPPSVDPLELVAAVGDPMQVVVAGMAIAASRSCGVLLGGGTQMLAVYALIQAIAYTYSLSWQPAEIVIGTTRWVAEDPTGATVDLAQSLDKNSIPPLLATQLSFANSRYPQLQAYERGFVKEGIGAGAACIAASLSQNWQQNQLLAAIEAQLEELSRN; encoded by the coding sequence ATGATTAATATTTACACACAAGTTCCCCAGGGCAAAGCATGGCTTCATCGTTATCGGGGTAAATTACCTATATTTGCCTGTATTTTGGGATTTACAGAAACGGGTTTAATTCCTGGTATTTCTGCCGCTGGGTTGACTCCACAGGATCGCCAATATACAGCTTGTGCTGATGGAGAATTTCTCTATTACGGTGCTGAACATCAACCCAAGTACCCTCTCCCTCCTTTGACTTCCGGGGCTTCTCCTGTGCTGATTTCGCGGGCGGTGGTGGCTAATTTAAATATCCCTGTGTACTTGTTTAATGCGGGATTACCCCATACTCCACCTGTACCATTAATTGATTTGGGTGGTGCGCCGGCGAAGTGTTTAAGTCAGGGTGCAGCTATGGATATAGATACTGTCAAACATTTATTAGCACAAGGATTGCGTTGGGGTGATCAATTAAGTTCTGAATTAAGTTCTCATGGGTATTTAATTCTCAGCGAGTGCGTTGTCGGTGGCACAACAACAGCCTTGGCAATTTTAACTGGTTTGGGCATTGATGCTGTTGGTAAAGTTAATAGTAGCCATCCTGTGTGTAATCACGGACAGAAATGGGATTTGGTGCAAGCGGGATTGGCAAAAATGCCCCCGTCAGTTGATCCTTTAGAACTGGTGGCCGCAGTAGGTGATCCCATGCAGGTGGTAGTAGCAGGAATGGCGATCGCCGCGAGTCGGAGTTGTGGGGTATTATTGGGTGGAGGTACACAAATGTTAGCAGTTTATGCTTTAATTCAAGCGATCGCTTACACATATTCTTTATCTTGGCAACCCGCAGAAATTGTCATCGGCACAACCCGTTGGGTAGCAGAAGATCCCACAGGTGCAACAGTTGATTTAGCCCAAAGTTTAGACAAAAATAGCATCCCTCCCTTGTTAGCTACACAATTGAGTTTTGCTAATTCTCGATATCCTCAACTTCAAGCTTATGAACGGGGTTTTGTCAAAGAAGGTATTGGTGCTGGTGCGGCTTGTATAGCTGCCTCTTTAAGTCAAAATTGGCAACAAAATCAATTATTAGCAGCTATTGAAGCCCAACTTGAAGAACTTAGCCGCAATTAA
- a CDS encoding DUF2232 domain-containing protein, translating to MSIVDLLPEEPEKDSSPESLPQSQLQYQPLKVESTLRMVETAFLASTASLIWFINFYFPLGPVLRVFFPIPIALVYLRWGKRAAWMAAVTSGLLLSVLMGPFRSLLFVMPFGLMGVLLGVTWYRRVPWIVSMTLGTLLGTMGVFFRLWFLSVLSGEDLWVYVINQVTEIIEWIFLKLELLMTPNLLLIQLGAIAFIVLNNFIYLFIVHLTALLLLDRLGNPIPRPPHWLQVLMDYE from the coding sequence ATGAGTATTGTTGATTTGCTCCCAGAAGAACCAGAGAAAGATTCATCTCCTGAATCTCTTCCCCAAAGTCAATTACAGTACCAACCTCTTAAAGTTGAGAGTACCTTGAGGATGGTGGAAACGGCTTTTTTAGCAAGTACGGCGAGTTTAATTTGGTTTATTAATTTTTATTTTCCTTTGGGTCCTGTATTGCGGGTATTTTTTCCTATCCCTATTGCTTTGGTTTATTTACGTTGGGGTAAACGGGCAGCTTGGATGGCAGCGGTGACTTCTGGATTGCTGTTGTCTGTGTTGATGGGTCCATTCCGCAGTTTGTTATTTGTCATGCCTTTTGGCTTGATGGGTGTGCTATTGGGGGTGACTTGGTATCGTCGTGTCCCCTGGATTGTTTCGATGACTTTAGGGACGTTATTGGGGACTATGGGGGTGTTTTTTCGGCTGTGGTTTTTGTCTGTGCTATCGGGGGAAGATTTGTGGGTTTATGTGATTAACCAAGTGACAGAAATTATTGAATGGATTTTTTTAAAGTTGGAATTGTTAATGACTCCCAATTTATTATTAATTCAATTAGGAGCGATCGCTTTCATTGTTCTTAATAATTTTATTTACTTGTTTATAGTCCATCTTACTGCTTTGTTACTTTTGGATCGCTTAGGAAATCCCATTCCCCGTCCACCTCATTGGTTGCAAGTGTTGATGGATTATGAGTAG
- a CDS encoding Tic22 family protein: protein MKLLVRWSLTLGLAGSVMFAGILGINNLQALALPQEQVVKTLQEVPVFTLTNPKGEFVVISKKNQSKTISQIGFFISKKDAQLFLENRLKKENPQLANTIQITPISLADYYKLVVENNKKKDSDVILTLVPTKQQVDVAITMLNTSGSPDKKFNGIPLFVPKFKKDNSYLTIPQGKNRLIPFYFEKEQAVALLEAFKKAKPQEAANTEIQVLDLYRVIETLSSSNDPSTNKIFLFPSRESIEFIRSIVPNQPKK from the coding sequence ATGAAATTATTAGTTCGTTGGAGCTTAACATTGGGTTTGGCTGGTAGTGTAATGTTTGCGGGAATCTTGGGAATAAATAATCTCCAAGCCCTAGCACTACCACAGGAACAGGTGGTAAAAACTTTACAAGAAGTACCAGTTTTTACACTAACTAATCCCAAAGGAGAATTTGTAGTTATCTCCAAAAAAAATCAATCTAAAACTATTTCCCAAATAGGCTTTTTTATTAGTAAGAAAGACGCTCAACTTTTCCTAGAAAATCGGCTTAAAAAAGAAAATCCCCAGTTAGCAAATACTATCCAAATCACACCAATTTCTTTAGCCGATTACTATAAATTAGTAGTAGAAAATAATAAGAAAAAAGACTCTGATGTAATCTTAACTTTAGTTCCCACAAAACAGCAAGTGGATGTGGCCATAACTATGCTGAATACCAGTGGTAGCCCAGACAAAAAATTTAATGGTATTCCTTTGTTTGTGCCAAAATTCAAGAAAGATAATAGCTATCTCACCATTCCCCAGGGAAAAAATCGGTTGATTCCTTTCTATTTTGAAAAAGAACAAGCAGTAGCTCTTTTAGAAGCCTTCAAAAAGGCTAAACCACAGGAAGCAGCGAATACAGAAATTCAGGTATTAGATTTGTATAGAGTGATTGAAACACTCAGTAGTAGTAATGATCCCAGCACCAATAAAATTTTCTTGTTTCCCTCACGGGAATCAATAGAATTTATTCGTTCTATAGTTCCAAATCAACCAAAAAAATAA
- the prmC gene encoding peptide chain release factor N(5)-glutamine methyltransferase: MLKANQIVSGLELWQWRKTAIQTAIASDISPMEVDWLLLTIANLDRLALRLESFKTWQQIPIKLSLTELEQLWQRRLDDRLPVQYIAGTTAWRKFQLTVSPAVLIPRPETEILIDLAVTAANGEAKAGQWVDLGTGSGAIALGLAEAFTTATIHAVDISPAALAIAQTNAEDLGFRERIQFYQGSWWQPLESLKGQFSGMISNPPYIPSNTVLTLQPEVVKHEPHLALDGGADGLDYIRHLIDISPNYLRPGGLWLIEMMTGQAEMVRELLENNGNYINISIHADLAGIKRFAVASNCK; the protein is encoded by the coding sequence ATGTTAAAGGCAAATCAAATAGTTTCTGGATTAGAACTTTGGCAATGGCGAAAAACCGCAATTCAAACAGCTATAGCCTCGGACATATCCCCAATGGAGGTAGATTGGCTATTATTAACAATAGCTAATTTAGACCGCTTGGCACTGCGTTTGGAGTCTTTCAAAACATGGCAGCAAATCCCCATAAAATTGTCCTTAACAGAATTAGAGCAATTGTGGCAAAGGCGATTAGATGACCGTTTACCGGTTCAGTATATTGCAGGGACGACAGCTTGGCGGAAGTTTCAACTCACAGTTTCCCCTGCGGTCTTAATTCCCAGACCAGAAACAGAAATATTGATTGATTTGGCCGTAACTGCTGCTAACGGTGAAGCCAAAGCAGGTCAATGGGTGGACCTGGGAACGGGTAGTGGGGCGATCGCCCTAGGATTAGCTGAAGCATTCACAACCGCCACTATTCATGCTGTAGATATCAGTCCAGCCGCTTTAGCCATTGCTCAAACCAACGCTGAAGATTTAGGTTTTCGGGAACGGATTCAATTTTATCAAGGTTCTTGGTGGCAACCCCTAGAATCCCTCAAAGGTCAGTTTAGCGGCATGATATCAAATCCGCCCTATATCCCCAGTAATACCGTACTGACCTTACAACCAGAAGTAGTCAAACATGAACCTCATTTAGCCTTAGATGGTGGTGCAGATGGTTTAGACTATATTCGTCATTTAATTGATATTTCCCCTAATTATTTGCGTCCTGGTGGGCTGTGGTTAATTGAAATGATGACAGGACAGGCAGAAATGGTGCGGGAATTGTTGGAAAATAATGGTAATTATATCAATATTTCCATTCATGCTGATTTAGCCGGAATTAAACGTTTTGCAGTGGCTTCTAATTGCAAATAA
- the aroC gene encoding chorismate synthase translates to MGSTFGHLFRITTFGESHGGGVGVIIDGCPPQLEISAEEIQFELDRRRPGQSKITTPRKEADTCEILSGVFEGKTLGTPIAILVRNKNTRPEDYDEMAQKYRPSHADATYDAKYGFRNWQGGGRSSARETIGRVAAGAIAKKILHQVANVEVIAYVKRIKDLEGVVDPNTVTLADVESNIVRCPDGEIANTMISLIEQTGRDGNSIGGVVECVVRNVPKGLGEPVFDKLEADLAKAVMSLPASKGFEIGSGFDGTLLTGFEHNDEFYIDESGEIRTVTNRSGGIQGGISNGENIIIRVAFKPTATIRKEQKTVTKEGEETLLSGKGRHDPCVLPRAVPMVDAMVALVLCDHLLRHYGQCKVL, encoded by the coding sequence ATGGGCAGCACTTTTGGTCATCTTTTCCGTATCACTACTTTTGGCGAATCTCACGGCGGCGGTGTGGGAGTTATTATTGATGGTTGTCCCCCACAACTGGAAATTTCTGCCGAAGAAATTCAATTTGAGTTAGATAGAAGACGACCAGGACAAAGTAAAATTACGACTCCTCGCAAAGAAGCGGACACCTGTGAGATTTTATCTGGGGTGTTTGAGGGGAAAACTCTGGGAACACCAATTGCCATTTTAGTCAGAAATAAAAATACTCGTCCCGAAGATTATGATGAAATGGCGCAAAAATATCGCCCTTCTCATGCAGATGCTACCTATGATGCTAAATATGGATTCAGAAATTGGCAAGGTGGTGGTAGGTCGTCAGCGCGTGAGACAATAGGTAGAGTTGCTGCTGGTGCGATCGCTAAAAAGATTTTACATCAAGTGGCAAATGTGGAAGTTATTGCTTATGTCAAGCGAATTAAGGATTTAGAAGGTGTTGTTGATCCGAATACCGTTACTTTAGCAGATGTCGAAAGCAATATTGTCCGTTGTCCAGATGGCGAAATTGCTAATACCATGATTTCATTAATTGAACAAACCGGTCGAGATGGTAATTCCATCGGTGGTGTGGTTGAATGTGTGGTGCGGAATGTTCCCAAGGGTTTAGGCGAACCTGTTTTTGATAAATTAGAAGCAGATTTAGCAAAAGCGGTAATGTCATTACCAGCAAGTAAAGGTTTTGAAATCGGTTCTGGTTTTGACGGAACTTTGTTAACAGGTTTTGAACATAACGACGAATTTTATATTGATGAAAGTGGCGAAATTAGAACAGTAACTAACCGTTCGGGCGGAATTCAAGGGGGAATTTCCAACGGTGAAAATATTATTATCCGAGTGGCTTTTAAGCCGACGGCTACTATTAGAAAGGAACAAAAAACCGTAACTAAGGAAGGTGAAGAAACTCTTTTATCTGGGAAGGGAAGACATGATCCTTGTGTTTTACCCCGCGCTGTGCCAATGGTTGATGCTATGGTGGCTTTGGTTTTATGTGATCATTTATTAAGGCATTATGGGCAGTGTAAGGTGTTGTAG